In Balaenoptera acutorostrata chromosome 12, mBalAcu1.1, whole genome shotgun sequence, a single window of DNA contains:
- the AUP1 gene encoding lipid droplet-regulating VLDL assembly factor AUP1 isoform X1, which yields MPEDSAFPRAPAAGCEDGGGGGPAPLKRRQWSLPRRRGRSGSLIRTGSRVTASCFSRCCSTLQSGFASSSCASFLGSTSSWSAARYQTASFAGSDPGARGGSGLGLAGGRAVTTACVPRFVVRTMCAVLGLVARQEDSGLRDHRVRVLISNHVTPFDHNIVNLLTSCSTPLLNSPPSFVCWSRGFMEMDGRGELVESLKRFCASTRLPPTPLLLFPEEEATNGREGLLRFSSWPFSIQDVVQPLTLRVQRPLVSVTVSDASWVSELLWSLFVPFTVYQVRWLRPVHRQLGEGSEEFSLRVQQLVAKELGQTGTQLTPADKAEHMKRQRHPRLRPQSAQSSFPPSPGPSPDVQLATLAQRVKEVLPHVPLGVIQRDLARTGCVDLTITNLLEGAVTFMPEDITERTQALPTASTPKFPSSGPATPQPTALTFAKSSWARQESLQERKQALYEYARRRFTERQAQEAD from the exons ATGCCCGAAGACTCCGCCTTCCCAAGAGCCCCTGCGGCGGGGTGCGaagatggcggcggcggcggcccggcACCCCTAAAGCGGCGGCAATGGAGCCTCCCCCGTCGCCGGGGCCGGAGCGGCTCTTTGATTCGCACCG GCTCCCGGGTGACGGCTTCCTGCTTCTCGCGCTGCTGCTCTACGCTCCAGTCGGGTTTTGCCTCCTCGTCCTGCGCGTCTTTCTTGGGATCCACGTCTTCCTGGTCAGCTGCGCGCTACCAGACAGCGTCCTTCGCAGGTTCCGACCCGGGCGCTCGGGGAGGGTCGGGGCTGGGCCTGGCCGGAGGCCGCGCGGTCACCACTGCCTGCGTTCCCAGGTTCGTGGTGCGGACCATGTGTGCAGTGCTGGGGCTCGTGGCCCGGCAGGAGGACTCCGGACTCCGAGATCACCGCGTCAGGGTCCTCATTTCCAACCACGTGACACCTTTCGACCACAACATAGTCAACCTGCTCACCAGCTGTAGCACC CCTCTACTCAATAGTCCCCCCAGCTTTGTGTGCTGGTCTCGGGGCTTCATGGAGATGGATGGGCGGGGGGAGTTGGTGGAGTCACTCAAGAGATTCTGTGCTTCAACgaggcttccccccacccctctgctGCTATTCCCCGAGGAAGAGGCCACCAATGGCCGGGAGGGGCTCCTGCGCTTCAG TTCCTGGCCATTTTCTATCCAGGATGTGGTACAGCCTCTTACCCTGCGAGTCCAGAGACCCCTAGTTTCTGTG ACGGTGTCAGATGCCTCCTGGGTCTCAGAACTGCTGTGGTCACTTTTCGTCCCTTTCACGGTGTATCAAGTAAG GTGGCTTCGTCCTGTTCATCgacagctgggggaggggagtgaggagtTCTCCCTCCGTGTACAACAG CTGGTGGCCAAAGAGTTGGGCCAGACAGGGACACAACTCACTCCAGCAGACAAAGCAGAGCACATGAAGCGACAGAGACACCCCAGATTGCGCCCCCAGTCAG CCCagtcttctttccctccctcccctggcccttctcctGATGTGCAGTTGGCAACTCTGGCTCAGAGAGTGAAGGAGGTTTTACCCCACGTGCCACTGGGTGTCATCCAGAGAGACCTGG CCAGGACTGGCTGTGTAGACTTGACTATCACTAATCTGCTTGAGGGAGCTGTAACTTTCATGCCTGAAGACATCACTGAGAGGACCCAGGCCCTTCCCACAGCCTCCACCCCCAAG TTCCCCAGCTCTGGCCCGGCGACACCTCAGCCCACAGCCCTAACATTTGCCAAGTCCTCCTGGGCCCGGCAGGAGAGTCTACAGGAGCGCAAGCAGGCGCTGTATGAATACGCGAGAAG GAGATTCACAGAGAGGCAGGCCCAGGAGGCTGACTGA
- the AUP1 gene encoding lipid droplet-regulating VLDL assembly factor AUP1 isoform X3, translated as MEPPPSPGPERLFDSHRLPGDGFLLLALLLYAPVGFCLLVLRVFLGIHVFLVSCALPDSVLRRFVVRTMCAVLGLVARQEDSGLRDHRVRVLISNHVTPFDHNIVNLLTSCSTPLLNSPPSFVCWSRGFMEMDGRGELVESLKRFCASTRLPPTPLLLFPEEEATNGREGLLRFSSWPFSIQDVVQPLTLRVQRPLVSVTVSDASWVSELLWSLFVPFTVYQVRWLRPVHRQLGEGSEEFSLRVQQLVAKELGQTGTQLTPADKAEHMKRQRHPRLRPQSAQSSFPPSPGPSPDVQLATLAQRVKEVLPHVPLGVIQRDLARTGCVDLTITNLLEGAVTFMPEDITERTQALPTASTPKAFDACLMMMTSQAL; from the exons ATGGAGCCTCCCCCGTCGCCGGGGCCGGAGCGGCTCTTTGATTCGCACCG GCTCCCGGGTGACGGCTTCCTGCTTCTCGCGCTGCTGCTCTACGCTCCAGTCGGGTTTTGCCTCCTCGTCCTGCGCGTCTTTCTTGGGATCCACGTCTTCCTGGTCAGCTGCGCGCTACCAGACAGCGTCCTTCGCAG GTTCGTGGTGCGGACCATGTGTGCAGTGCTGGGGCTCGTGGCCCGGCAGGAGGACTCCGGACTCCGAGATCACCGCGTCAGGGTCCTCATTTCCAACCACGTGACACCTTTCGACCACAACATAGTCAACCTGCTCACCAGCTGTAGCACC CCTCTACTCAATAGTCCCCCCAGCTTTGTGTGCTGGTCTCGGGGCTTCATGGAGATGGATGGGCGGGGGGAGTTGGTGGAGTCACTCAAGAGATTCTGTGCTTCAACgaggcttccccccacccctctgctGCTATTCCCCGAGGAAGAGGCCACCAATGGCCGGGAGGGGCTCCTGCGCTTCAG TTCCTGGCCATTTTCTATCCAGGATGTGGTACAGCCTCTTACCCTGCGAGTCCAGAGACCCCTAGTTTCTGTG ACGGTGTCAGATGCCTCCTGGGTCTCAGAACTGCTGTGGTCACTTTTCGTCCCTTTCACGGTGTATCAAGTAAG GTGGCTTCGTCCTGTTCATCgacagctgggggaggggagtgaggagtTCTCCCTCCGTGTACAACAG CTGGTGGCCAAAGAGTTGGGCCAGACAGGGACACAACTCACTCCAGCAGACAAAGCAGAGCACATGAAGCGACAGAGACACCCCAGATTGCGCCCCCAGTCAG CCCagtcttctttccctccctcccctggcccttctcctGATGTGCAGTTGGCAACTCTGGCTCAGAGAGTGAAGGAGGTTTTACCCCACGTGCCACTGGGTGTCATCCAGAGAGACCTGG CCAGGACTGGCTGTGTAGACTTGACTATCACTAATCTGCTTGAGGGAGCTGTAACTTTCATGCCTGAAGACATCACTGAGAGGACCCAGGCCCTTCCCACAGCCTCCACCCCCAAG GCATTCGATGCGTGTTTAATGATGATGACTTCGCAAGCCCTCTGA
- the AUP1 gene encoding lipid droplet-regulating VLDL assembly factor AUP1 isoform X2, translating to MEPPPSPGPERLFDSHRLPGDGFLLLALLLYAPVGFCLLVLRVFLGIHVFLVSCALPDSVLRRFVVRTMCAVLGLVARQEDSGLRDHRVRVLISNHVTPFDHNIVNLLTSCSTPLLNSPPSFVCWSRGFMEMDGRGELVESLKRFCASTRLPPTPLLLFPEEEATNGREGLLRFSSWPFSIQDVVQPLTLRVQRPLVSVTVSDASWVSELLWSLFVPFTVYQVRWLRPVHRQLGEGSEEFSLRVQQLVAKELGQTGTQLTPADKAEHMKRQRHPRLRPQSAQSSFPPSPGPSPDVQLATLAQRVKEVLPHVPLGVIQRDLARTGCVDLTITNLLEGAVTFMPEDITERTQALPTASTPKFPSSGPATPQPTALTFAKSSWARQESLQERKQALYEYARRRFTERQAQEAD from the exons ATGGAGCCTCCCCCGTCGCCGGGGCCGGAGCGGCTCTTTGATTCGCACCG GCTCCCGGGTGACGGCTTCCTGCTTCTCGCGCTGCTGCTCTACGCTCCAGTCGGGTTTTGCCTCCTCGTCCTGCGCGTCTTTCTTGGGATCCACGTCTTCCTGGTCAGCTGCGCGCTACCAGACAGCGTCCTTCGCAG GTTCGTGGTGCGGACCATGTGTGCAGTGCTGGGGCTCGTGGCCCGGCAGGAGGACTCCGGACTCCGAGATCACCGCGTCAGGGTCCTCATTTCCAACCACGTGACACCTTTCGACCACAACATAGTCAACCTGCTCACCAGCTGTAGCACC CCTCTACTCAATAGTCCCCCCAGCTTTGTGTGCTGGTCTCGGGGCTTCATGGAGATGGATGGGCGGGGGGAGTTGGTGGAGTCACTCAAGAGATTCTGTGCTTCAACgaggcttccccccacccctctgctGCTATTCCCCGAGGAAGAGGCCACCAATGGCCGGGAGGGGCTCCTGCGCTTCAG TTCCTGGCCATTTTCTATCCAGGATGTGGTACAGCCTCTTACCCTGCGAGTCCAGAGACCCCTAGTTTCTGTG ACGGTGTCAGATGCCTCCTGGGTCTCAGAACTGCTGTGGTCACTTTTCGTCCCTTTCACGGTGTATCAAGTAAG GTGGCTTCGTCCTGTTCATCgacagctgggggaggggagtgaggagtTCTCCCTCCGTGTACAACAG CTGGTGGCCAAAGAGTTGGGCCAGACAGGGACACAACTCACTCCAGCAGACAAAGCAGAGCACATGAAGCGACAGAGACACCCCAGATTGCGCCCCCAGTCAG CCCagtcttctttccctccctcccctggcccttctcctGATGTGCAGTTGGCAACTCTGGCTCAGAGAGTGAAGGAGGTTTTACCCCACGTGCCACTGGGTGTCATCCAGAGAGACCTGG CCAGGACTGGCTGTGTAGACTTGACTATCACTAATCTGCTTGAGGGAGCTGTAACTTTCATGCCTGAAGACATCACTGAGAGGACCCAGGCCCTTCCCACAGCCTCCACCCCCAAG TTCCCCAGCTCTGGCCCGGCGACACCTCAGCCCACAGCCCTAACATTTGCCAAGTCCTCCTGGGCCCGGCAGGAGAGTCTACAGGAGCGCAAGCAGGCGCTGTATGAATACGCGAGAAG GAGATTCACAGAGAGGCAGGCCCAGGAGGCTGACTGA